The Streptomyces kanamyceticus genome window below encodes:
- a CDS encoding lysine N(6)-hydroxylase/L-ornithine N(5)-oxygenase family protein — MTGTPDHPDPTPLTTPEHPRDLVGIGIGPFNLSLAALAEPLGELDTVCYEQQPAFHWHPGLLIDGATLQVPFLADLVTLADPASPWSFLSYLKTRERLFPFYFAERFHIQRAEYDAYCRWVSENLPGLHFGHQVDAVRWNPERALFEVDFTQLDADGEAEALGRTYTRNIALGIGTAPYVPEPLKPLAEAPTVPVIHAADYLDHREPLLKAEHITVIGSGQSGAEIFLDLLRARPAGREKIHWLARTEAFAPMEYSKLGLEHFTPDYTRYFHALPEAVRDGLVPHQWQLHKGIDADTIAAIHDELYRRTLHGGWPDAVLTPGVSVRTAGRVATTRVELHLEHLQQGARSRLTTDAVVLATGYRERPIDQLLAGLDPYIRKDSSARPRVDEQYRLVLDPSVTGAVHVQNAERHTHGVGAPDLGLAAWRSATILNSLTGRNPYPLPRRTAFTSFGLATPEAPAGAAGRIGEQRGNLVRLKS; from the coding sequence ATGACCGGCACGCCCGACCACCCCGACCCCACGCCGCTCACCACACCCGAACACCCCCGCGACCTGGTCGGCATCGGCATCGGCCCGTTCAACCTCTCCCTCGCAGCCCTCGCCGAGCCCCTCGGCGAACTCGACACCGTCTGCTACGAACAGCAGCCCGCCTTCCACTGGCACCCCGGCCTCCTCATCGACGGCGCCACCCTCCAAGTGCCCTTCCTCGCCGACCTGGTGACCCTCGCCGACCCCGCGAGCCCCTGGTCCTTCCTCAGCTACCTCAAGACCCGCGAGCGGCTCTTCCCCTTCTACTTCGCCGAGCGCTTCCACATCCAGCGCGCCGAATACGACGCCTACTGCCGCTGGGTCAGCGAGAACCTCCCCGGACTCCACTTCGGCCACCAGGTCGACGCCGTCCGCTGGAACCCCGAACGCGCCCTGTTCGAGGTCGACTTCACCCAGCTCGACGCCGACGGCGAAGCCGAGGCGCTCGGCCGCACCTACACCAGGAACATCGCCCTCGGCATCGGCACCGCCCCGTACGTCCCCGAACCCCTCAAGCCCCTCGCCGAAGCCCCCACCGTCCCCGTCATCCACGCCGCGGACTACCTGGACCACCGCGAACCGCTCCTGAAGGCCGAGCACATCACCGTCATCGGCTCCGGACAGTCCGGCGCCGAGATCTTCCTCGACCTGCTCCGCGCCCGCCCCGCGGGCCGCGAGAAGATCCACTGGCTGGCCCGCACCGAAGCCTTCGCACCCATGGAGTACTCCAAGCTCGGCCTGGAACACTTCACCCCCGACTACACCCGCTACTTCCACGCGCTCCCCGAAGCCGTACGCGACGGACTCGTCCCGCACCAGTGGCAGCTCCACAAGGGCATCGACGCCGACACCATCGCCGCCATCCACGACGAGCTCTACCGGCGCACCCTGCACGGCGGCTGGCCCGACGCCGTCCTCACCCCCGGCGTCTCCGTGCGCACCGCGGGCCGCGTCGCCACCACCCGCGTCGAACTCCACCTGGAACACCTCCAGCAGGGTGCCCGCTCCCGGCTCACCACCGACGCCGTCGTCCTCGCCACCGGCTACCGGGAGCGGCCCATCGACCAGCTCCTCGCCGGACTCGACCCCTACATCCGCAAGGACTCGTCCGCCAGGCCCCGCGTCGACGAGCAGTACCGCCTCGTCCTGGACCCCTCCGTCACCGGCGCCGTCCACGTGCAGAACGCCGAACGCCACACCCACGGCGTCGGCGCCCCCGACCTCGGCCTCGCCGCCTGGCGCAGCGCCACCATCCTCAACTCCCTCACCGGCAGGAACCCCTACCCCCTGCCCCGGCGCACCGCGTTCACCAGCTTCGGCCTGGCGACCCCCGAGGCACCCGCGGGCGCCGCGGGTCGCATCGGCGAACAGCGCGGCAACCTCGTACGCCTCAAGAGCTGA
- a CDS encoding SDR family oxidoreductase, translating into MIVVTGATGNVGRALVGQLAAERIPVRALTRDPARAHLPEGVETARLDPTEPASLAPLFTGASGLFLNLQATGAGGEHTAALLEAARAGGVRHVVVLSSSIVGDGADETHPLYVAHAALEEAVREAGFDWTFLRPGAFAANSLQWAAQIRAGDTVRGPFADFAGNPIHEADIAAVALRSFLDDTHRGAAHRLTGPEPVTHEETIRAIGRAIGRDLRFVEIPPEEVTPDIFPHVPPAILPELLASFGEFVGRAPEITTTVETVTGSPARTFEQWARDHKDDFRG; encoded by the coding sequence GTGATCGTCGTGACCGGCGCCACCGGAAACGTGGGCCGCGCCCTCGTCGGCCAGCTCGCCGCGGAGCGGATACCCGTACGCGCCCTGACCCGCGACCCCGCGCGCGCCCACCTCCCCGAAGGCGTCGAGACCGCCCGCCTCGACCCGACCGAACCCGCCTCCCTCGCCCCGCTGTTCACCGGAGCGAGCGGCCTCTTCCTCAACCTTCAGGCCACCGGAGCGGGCGGCGAGCACACCGCCGCGCTCCTCGAAGCCGCCCGCGCGGGCGGCGTCCGGCACGTCGTCGTCCTCTCCTCCTCCATCGTCGGGGACGGCGCCGACGAGACCCACCCGCTGTACGTCGCCCACGCCGCCCTGGAAGAGGCCGTACGCGAAGCGGGCTTCGACTGGACCTTCCTGCGCCCCGGCGCCTTCGCCGCCAACTCCCTGCAATGGGCCGCACAGATCCGCGCGGGCGACACCGTCCGGGGCCCCTTCGCCGACTTCGCGGGCAACCCCATCCACGAAGCCGACATCGCCGCCGTCGCCCTGCGGTCCTTCCTCGACGACACGCACCGGGGCGCCGCCCACCGCCTCACCGGGCCCGAACCCGTGACCCACGAGGAGACCATCCGCGCCATCGGCCGGGCCATCGGCCGCGACCTGCGATTCGTCGAGATCCCGCCCGAAGAGGTCACCCCCGACATCTTCCCGCACGTACCGCCCGCCATCCTGCCCGAACTCCTCGCCTCGTTCGGCGAGTTCGTCGGCCGGGCGCCGGAGATCACCACCACCGTCGAGACCGTCACCGGCAGCCCCGCCCGCACCTTCGAGCAATGGGCACGCGACCACAAGGACGACTTCCGCGGCTGA
- a CDS encoding helix-turn-helix domain-containing protein — protein MYHTWMRYFTPSPAHHRLGLACLGVGLQHGLLPTVGPRTLDHHVAVVVSAGGGWFRGPDGRRTTVTAPALIWLTPGVRHHYGPDPDTGWDECFVDFTGPATATYTELGYIEPTRPVVPLSDAAGARAAVSRIARAARRGNPLLEVETGAAVHELLVALRRARADIAPDGDPVLQALARDAFQPLSVAEHAARHGMTPAELRTAVRRGAGCSPKDYLLGIRLGRAKELLAATELPVAAVARRVGYDDPAYFSRLFTRRVGMAPVRFREQQGRAVPGGWSQQIPDPEHPPILRSSAAGGTTGAT, from the coding sequence ATGTACCACACGTGGATGCGGTATTTCACTCCCAGCCCGGCCCACCACCGGCTCGGCCTCGCCTGTCTCGGCGTCGGCCTGCAGCACGGCCTCCTGCCCACCGTGGGCCCCCGCACCCTCGACCACCACGTCGCCGTCGTCGTCAGCGCGGGCGGCGGCTGGTTCCGCGGCCCCGACGGCAGGCGTACGACGGTGACCGCACCCGCCCTGATCTGGCTCACCCCCGGCGTCCGCCACCACTACGGGCCCGACCCCGACACCGGCTGGGACGAGTGCTTCGTCGACTTCACCGGACCCGCCACCGCCACGTACACCGAACTCGGCTACATCGAACCCACCCGCCCCGTCGTGCCCCTCTCCGACGCGGCGGGCGCCCGCGCCGCCGTCAGCCGCATCGCCCGCGCCGCCCGCCGCGGCAACCCGCTCCTCGAAGTCGAGACGGGCGCCGCCGTCCACGAACTCCTCGTCGCCCTGCGCCGCGCCCGCGCCGACATCGCCCCCGACGGCGACCCCGTCCTCCAGGCCCTGGCCCGCGACGCCTTCCAGCCGCTGTCCGTCGCCGAACACGCCGCACGGCACGGCATGACCCCCGCCGAGCTGCGCACCGCCGTACGCCGCGGCGCGGGCTGCAGCCCCAAGGACTACCTCCTCGGCATCCGCCTCGGCCGCGCCAAGGAACTCCTCGCCGCCACCGAACTGCCCGTCGCCGCCGTCGCCCGCCGCGTCGGCTACGACGACCCCGCGTACTTTTCACGCCTTTTCACCCGCCGCGTGGGCATGGCCCCCGTCCGCTTCCGCGAACAGCAGGGAAGGGCCGTACCCGGCGGCTGGTCACAGCAGATACCCGACCCCGAGCACCCGCCGATTTTGCGCTCTTCCGCCGCCGGGGGCACCACCGGGGCAACGTAG
- a CDS encoding chorismate mutase, giving the protein MTTSHTSDTNGAAAPEGQDESVRAELSRLRESIDNIDAAVVHMLAERFKCTQQVGHLKANHHLPPADPAREARQIARLRELAENARLDPAFAEKLLNFIIAEVIRHHETIAKSS; this is encoded by the coding sequence ATGACCACCAGCCACACGAGCGACACGAACGGCGCGGCCGCCCCCGAAGGACAGGACGAGAGCGTGCGCGCCGAACTGTCCCGCCTGCGCGAGAGCATCGACAACATCGACGCGGCCGTCGTCCACATGCTCGCCGAACGCTTCAAATGCACCCAGCAGGTCGGCCACCTCAAGGCCAACCACCACCTGCCGCCCGCCGACCCGGCCCGCGAGGCCCGCCAGATCGCCCGCCTGCGCGAACTCGCCGAGAACGCCAGGCTCGATCCCGCGTTCGCCGAGAAGCTGCTCAACTTCATCATCGCCGAGGTGATCCGCCACCACGAGACGATCGCCAAGTCGTCCTGA
- a CDS encoding pyridoxal phosphate-dependent decarboxylase family protein, with protein sequence MSTPRTPPPLAGGAQGPQELGPLLAIALDALREGAAARGGPLPTGGPDAVTGRVHAAAHPVLPEHGSGPEDALRTLVHAVAEGAADPADPLCAAHLHCPPLAVAAAADLAASALNPSMDSWDQAPAAAALEALVTRAIAAEIHAEGDALVTTGGTEANQLALLLAREAATGHGPVRGPVQLLVGDNAHHSLARAAWLLGLPEPVAVPAPAGTLDPAALDEALTELGGPPRRFLVAATAGTTDAGLIDPLEEIADLCAAHGARLHVDAAYGGGLLFSDTRKALLRGIERADTVTLDLHKLGWQPAAAGLIAVRDRRDLDALAHRADYLNADDDTEAGLPDLLGRSLRTTRRPDILKIAVTLKALGRQGLGALVDQVCDQALEFADLIEEHPGFELYDTPAISTVLFRPASADDHHIAHVRRTLLAEGTAVLGRADLDGCRWLKATLLNPHTTPGDLAALLKLVELVEAAPQAPQSTAPEGNTPR encoded by the coding sequence ATGAGTACCCCGCGCACCCCGCCGCCCCTCGCCGGAGGCGCCCAAGGCCCGCAAGAACTCGGCCCGTTGCTCGCCATCGCGCTGGACGCCCTGCGCGAAGGGGCGGCCGCCCGCGGCGGCCCCCTCCCCACCGGCGGCCCCGACGCCGTCACCGGCCGCGTGCACGCCGCCGCCCACCCCGTCCTGCCCGAGCACGGCAGTGGACCCGAGGACGCCCTGCGCACCCTCGTCCACGCCGTAGCCGAAGGCGCGGCCGACCCCGCGGACCCGCTGTGCGCCGCCCATCTGCACTGCCCGCCGCTCGCCGTCGCGGCCGCCGCCGACCTCGCCGCCTCCGCGCTCAACCCCTCCATGGACTCCTGGGACCAGGCACCCGCGGCCGCCGCGCTCGAAGCCCTCGTCACCCGCGCCATCGCCGCCGAGATCCACGCCGAAGGCGACGCCCTCGTCACCACCGGCGGCACCGAAGCCAACCAACTCGCCCTGCTCCTGGCCCGCGAGGCCGCCACCGGACACGGACCCGTCCGCGGCCCCGTCCAACTCCTCGTCGGGGACAACGCCCACCACTCCCTGGCCCGCGCCGCCTGGCTCCTCGGCCTGCCCGAACCCGTCGCCGTACCCGCCCCCGCGGGCACCCTCGACCCCGCCGCGCTCGACGAAGCCCTCACCGAACTCGGCGGCCCACCAAGGCGGTTCCTCGTCGCCGCCACCGCGGGCACCACCGACGCCGGACTCATCGACCCCCTCGAAGAGATCGCCGACCTGTGCGCCGCCCACGGCGCCCGCCTCCACGTCGACGCCGCGTACGGCGGCGGCCTGCTGTTCAGCGACACCCGCAAAGCCCTCCTTCGCGGCATCGAACGCGCCGACACCGTCACCCTCGACCTGCACAAACTCGGCTGGCAGCCCGCCGCCGCCGGACTCATCGCCGTCCGCGACCGCCGCGACCTCGACGCCCTCGCCCACCGCGCCGACTACCTCAACGCCGACGACGACACCGAAGCGGGCCTGCCCGACCTCCTCGGCCGCTCCCTGCGCACCACGCGCCGCCCCGACATCCTCAAGATCGCCGTCACCCTCAAGGCGCTCGGCCGCCAGGGACTCGGCGCCCTCGTCGACCAAGTCTGCGACCAGGCACTGGAGTTCGCCGACCTCATCGAGGAGCACCCCGGCTTCGAGCTCTACGACACCCCCGCCATCAGCACCGTCCTCTTCCGGCCCGCCAGCGCCGACGACCACCACATCGCCCACGTGCGCAGGACCCTGCTCGCCGAAGGAACCGCCGTCCTCGGCCGCGCCGACCTCGACGGCTGCCGCTGGCTCAAGGCCACCCTGCTCAACCCGCACACCACACCCGGCGACCTCGCCGCACTCCTCAAACTCGTCGAACTCGTCGAAGCGGCACCCCAGGCACCCCAGTCCACCGCCCCGGAAGGAAACACCCCCCGATGA
- a CDS encoding GDSL-type esterase/lipase family protein, whose protein sequence is MNTDTTASWTAAFRSALISPYEDIDLFTLRAFSAQTVRQIIRLDGGGSAVRIRLSNRYGKEPLHIGGARLARRTEGSGIESGSDTPLHVGGAEEFTIPVGQDIVTDPVEQTVAAGDELALTLWLPADTGLTTYSAVPLRTGYAVPGNALTATTLDGTEGLEELVTRHFISGADVLAPAGTAIAVAFGDSWFEGTGTTHDTDNRFPDLLNNRLREAGKNTSTGLVDWVVNQGLSANRLLTDEIGEHALARLRRDVLDVPGVTHVIVHLGLNDLGIPGQEAHPAAAPIPSAADLIAGLTTLAERLHTAGLTAIAATVGPFAGTIYDGYATPEGSAVGREVSDWIRGSESPFDGYVDFDAVADPADPDRIHDDYDSGDGLHVNDAGARALADAVDLSTLKV, encoded by the coding sequence ATGAACACCGACACCACGGCCTCCTGGACCGCAGCCTTCCGCTCCGCCCTCATCAGCCCCTACGAAGACATCGACCTCTTCACGCTCCGCGCCTTCTCCGCACAGACCGTCCGCCAGATCATCCGCCTCGACGGCGGCGGCAGCGCCGTCCGCATCCGCCTCAGCAACCGCTACGGCAAGGAACCCCTCCACATCGGGGGCGCCCGCCTCGCCAGACGCACCGAAGGCAGCGGCATCGAATCCGGCAGCGACACACCCCTCCACGTCGGCGGCGCCGAGGAATTCACCATCCCGGTCGGCCAGGACATCGTCACCGACCCCGTCGAACAGACCGTGGCCGCGGGCGACGAACTGGCCCTCACCCTCTGGCTGCCCGCCGACACCGGCCTGACCACCTACTCCGCCGTGCCCCTGCGCACCGGCTACGCCGTCCCAGGCAACGCGCTCACCGCCACCACCCTCGACGGCACCGAAGGCCTGGAAGAACTGGTCACCCGCCACTTCATCAGCGGCGCCGACGTCCTCGCCCCCGCCGGCACCGCCATCGCCGTCGCCTTCGGAGACTCCTGGTTCGAAGGCACCGGCACCACACACGACACCGACAACCGCTTCCCCGACCTGCTCAACAACCGCCTGCGCGAAGCCGGGAAGAACACCTCGACCGGCCTCGTCGACTGGGTCGTCAACCAAGGACTCTCCGCCAACCGCCTGCTCACCGACGAAATCGGCGAACACGCCCTGGCCCGCCTACGGCGCGACGTCCTCGACGTACCCGGCGTCACCCACGTCATCGTCCACCTCGGCCTCAACGACCTCGGCATCCCCGGCCAGGAGGCCCACCCCGCCGCCGCACCCATCCCCTCGGCCGCCGACCTCATCGCGGGCCTCACCACCCTCGCCGAGCGCCTGCACACCGCGGGCCTCACCGCCATCGCCGCCACCGTCGGCCCCTTCGCGGGCACCATCTACGACGGCTACGCCACCCCCGAAGGCAGCGCCGTCGGCCGCGAGGTCAGCGACTGGATCCGCGGCAGCGAGAGCCCCTTCGACGGCTACGTCGACTTCGACGCCGTCGCGGACCCGGCCGACCCCGACCGGATCCACGACGACTACGACAGCGGCGACGGCCTCCACGTCAACGACGCGGGCGCGCGAGCACTCGCCGACGCGGTCGACCTCAGCACGCTGAAGGTCTAG
- the pepN gene encoding aminopeptidase N, which yields MPVLTRDEAQTRAQLIDVHRYTVQIDLTQAADPGADTFDSRTVIRFSALADGATFVELKPAELRSVTLDGKKLDPAGLTDNRLALEGLTTGEHELRVDATMRYSRTGEGMHRFTDPTDGETYTYTQLFMEDVQRVFAAFDQPDLKAVFDLSVTAPEGWTVLANGVTEHLGDGTWQAAATPLISTYLVAVAAGPWHSVRTEHRGLPFGIHCRRSLAPFMDADADEILDITRACFDRYHEKFDEPYPFDSYDQAFVPEFNAGAMENPGLVTFRDEFIYRSAVTDTERQTRAMVIAHEMAHMWFGDLVTLRWWDDIWLNESFAEYMGFQTTAEATRFKDPWTDFGVARKSWGYDADQRPSTHPVAPDPDAVPDTASAMLNFDGISYAKGASALRQLVAWLGEKDFLAGINTHFARHKFANATLADFIESLAHATDRDVHAWAADWLRTTGVDTLTSHVEDEGRHWTLTVDRAGGRPHRIAVGVYDRDLADARTLVLRERFETDLPATTAAAESRDGGRPALIVPNDQDLTYAKIRLDETSMETALRGISGVPDALTRAVLWNSLRDMVRDGELDGADYLQAALVHLPEESDLAVVQGVLTFATAHIAGRFATPEDRPAALATLGELCRDLIRRTEDGTNPGLRLTAVRGAIDVATRPEPLRAWLTEGTVPGGPELDPELRWRALARLAVLGATDEAAIAAELDRDPSATGQEGAARCRAALPEPAAKQAAWEAMFTSDDLSNYLFTATAQGFWQPEQADLVREYVPRFYQDAVALADRRGPAMAEAAGRHAFPMPFVDAETLRLGEECLRDAAPTPALRRKLADQLDDLARALRVRQSTRRG from the coding sequence ATGCCCGTACTGACGCGCGACGAAGCGCAGACCCGTGCCCAGCTCATCGACGTCCACCGGTACACGGTCCAGATCGACCTCACCCAGGCCGCGGACCCCGGAGCCGACACCTTCGACTCCCGTACCGTCATCCGGTTCAGCGCCCTCGCGGACGGCGCCACCTTCGTCGAGCTCAAGCCCGCCGAGCTGCGCTCCGTCACCCTCGACGGAAAGAAGCTCGACCCCGCGGGCCTCACGGACAACCGCCTCGCGCTCGAAGGCCTCACCACGGGCGAACACGAACTGCGCGTCGACGCCACCATGCGCTACTCCCGCACCGGCGAAGGCATGCACCGCTTCACCGACCCCACCGACGGTGAGACCTACACCTACACCCAGCTCTTCATGGAAGACGTCCAGCGCGTCTTCGCCGCCTTCGACCAGCCCGACCTGAAGGCGGTCTTCGACCTCTCCGTCACCGCGCCCGAGGGCTGGACCGTCCTCGCCAACGGCGTCACGGAGCACCTCGGCGACGGGACGTGGCAGGCCGCGGCCACCCCGCTCATCTCCACCTACCTCGTCGCCGTCGCCGCGGGCCCCTGGCACTCCGTGCGCACCGAACACCGCGGACTGCCCTTCGGCATCCACTGCCGCCGCTCGCTCGCCCCCTTCATGGACGCCGACGCCGACGAAATCCTCGACATCACGCGCGCGTGCTTCGACCGGTACCACGAGAAGTTCGACGAGCCCTACCCCTTCGACTCCTACGACCAGGCGTTCGTCCCCGAGTTCAACGCCGGCGCGATGGAGAACCCCGGACTCGTCACCTTCCGCGACGAATTCATCTACCGCTCCGCCGTCACCGACACCGAGCGCCAGACCCGCGCCATGGTCATCGCCCACGAGATGGCCCACATGTGGTTCGGCGACCTCGTCACCCTCAGGTGGTGGGACGACATCTGGCTGAACGAGTCCTTCGCCGAGTACATGGGCTTCCAGACCACCGCCGAAGCCACCCGCTTCAAGGACCCCTGGACCGACTTCGGCGTCGCCCGCAAGTCCTGGGGATACGACGCCGACCAGCGGCCCTCCACCCACCCCGTCGCCCCCGACCCGGACGCCGTGCCCGACACCGCGTCCGCCATGCTCAACTTCGACGGCATCTCCTACGCCAAGGGCGCCTCCGCGCTGCGCCAACTCGTCGCCTGGCTCGGCGAGAAGGACTTCCTGGCGGGCATCAACACCCACTTCGCCCGGCACAAGTTCGCCAACGCCACCCTCGCCGACTTCATCGAATCCCTCGCCCACGCCACCGACCGCGACGTGCACGCCTGGGCCGCCGACTGGCTGCGCACCACCGGCGTCGACACCCTCACCTCACACGTCGAGGACGAGGGCCGCCACTGGACGCTCACCGTCGACCGCGCGGGCGGCCGCCCCCACCGCATCGCCGTCGGCGTCTACGACCGCGACCTCGCCGACGCCCGCACCCTGGTCCTGCGCGAACGCTTCGAGACGGACCTGCCCGCGACCACCGCCGCCGCCGAATCCCGCGACGGCGGACGCCCCGCCCTGATCGTCCCCAACGACCAGGACCTCACCTACGCCAAGATCCGCCTCGACGAGACGTCCATGGAGACCGCCCTGCGCGGCATCTCCGGCGTCCCCGACGCCCTCACCCGCGCCGTCCTGTGGAACAGCCTGCGCGACATGGTCCGCGACGGTGAACTCGACGGCGCCGACTACCTTCAGGCCGCCCTCGTCCACCTCCCCGAAGAGAGCGACCTCGCCGTCGTCCAGGGCGTCCTGACCTTCGCCACCGCCCACATCGCGGGCCGCTTCGCCACCCCCGAGGACCGGCCCGCCGCCCTCGCCACCCTCGGCGAGCTCTGCCGCGACCTGATCCGCCGCACCGAGGACGGCACCAACCCCGGACTGCGCCTGACCGCGGTGCGCGGCGCCATCGACGTCGCCACCCGGCCCGAGCCGCTGCGCGCCTGGCTCACCGAAGGCACCGTGCCCGGCGGCCCCGAACTCGACCCCGAGCTGCGCTGGCGCGCCCTGGCCAGGCTCGCCGTCCTCGGCGCCACCGACGAGGCCGCCATCGCCGCCGAACTCGACAGGGACCCGAGCGCCACCGGCCAGGAAGGCGCCGCCCGCTGCCGCGCCGCACTGCCCGAACCGGCCGCCAAACAGGCCGCCTGGGAGGCGATGTTCACCTCCGACGACCTGTCCAACTACCTCTTCACCGCCACCGCGCAAGGCTTCTGGCAGCCCGAACAGGCCGACCTCGTCAGGGAGTACGTCCCCCGCTTCTACCAGGACGCGGTCGCACTCGCCGACCGGCGCGGCCCCGCCATGGCCGAGGCCGCGGGACGCCACGCCTTCCCCATGCCGTTCGTGGACGCCGAGACGCTCCGCCTGGGTGAGGAGTGCCTGCGCGACGCGGCACCCACGCCCGCCCTGCGCCGCAAGCTCGCCGACCAACTCGACGACCTCGCAAGGGCGTTGCGCGTCCGGCAGAGCACCAGGAGGGGCTGA
- a CDS encoding glycoside hydrolase family 35 protein: MDGFRVGEDDFELEGRPVRLLSGALHYFRVHEAQWGHRLAMLRAMGLNCVETYVPWNLHEPRPGTFHDVGALGRFLDAAHEAGLWAIVRPGPYICAEWENGGLPHWLTGAVGARARTRDEEYLGHVDRWFRRLLPQVVARQHGRGGDGGPVIMVQVENEYGSYGSDQVYLRHLADLLRAEGVTVPLFTSDGPEDHMLTGGSVPGVLATANFGSGARKAFETLRAHRPKGPLMCMEFWCGWFDHWGADHVVRDADDAAAALREILECGASVNLYMAHGGTNFAGWAGANRGGGALHDGELQPDVTSYDYDAPVDEFGRPTAKFWRFREVLAEYASGPLPEPPAPPPALGSPASASLTDWSSLDTVLESLGTPETEHAVPPTFEDLDVDRGLVRYALTVPGPRRPYPLSVRGLRDRAVAYVDGRRAGVLTEDAPALETPVAGHARVELWVESLGRVNYGPRTGESKGITGGILHERQYLHGVRARGLRLDAFDVPSAVRGVPATGSSESRPGLYRGVIEVDSPGDASLELPGWTRGFVWVNGFNLGRYWGVGPQTSLYVPGPVLRAGANEVWVLELEGGGERVELG; encoded by the coding sequence ATGGACGGGTTCAGGGTCGGCGAGGACGATTTCGAGCTGGAGGGACGCCCTGTGCGGCTGCTCTCCGGCGCGCTGCACTACTTCCGGGTGCACGAGGCGCAGTGGGGGCACCGCCTCGCCATGCTGCGGGCGATGGGGCTCAACTGCGTGGAGACGTACGTCCCGTGGAACCTGCACGAGCCGCGCCCCGGCACGTTCCACGACGTCGGGGCGCTCGGCCGGTTCCTGGACGCGGCGCACGAGGCGGGCCTGTGGGCGATCGTCCGTCCGGGCCCCTACATCTGCGCGGAGTGGGAGAACGGCGGCCTTCCGCACTGGCTGACCGGTGCGGTGGGGGCACGCGCGCGTACCCGCGACGAGGAGTACCTGGGGCATGTGGACCGCTGGTTCCGGCGGCTGCTGCCGCAGGTGGTGGCGCGCCAGCACGGCCGGGGCGGTGACGGCGGCCCGGTGATCATGGTGCAGGTCGAGAACGAGTACGGCAGTTACGGCTCGGACCAGGTGTATCTGCGCCACCTCGCGGACCTGCTGCGCGCCGAGGGGGTGACGGTTCCCCTGTTCACCTCGGACGGGCCCGAGGACCACATGCTGACCGGCGGTTCGGTGCCGGGCGTCCTGGCGACGGCCAACTTCGGGTCGGGGGCGCGGAAGGCGTTCGAGACGCTCCGCGCCCACCGCCCCAAGGGGCCGCTGATGTGCATGGAGTTCTGGTGCGGCTGGTTCGACCACTGGGGCGCCGACCACGTCGTACGGGACGCCGACGACGCGGCCGCGGCGCTGCGCGAGATCCTGGAGTGCGGCGCCTCCGTGAACCTCTACATGGCGCACGGCGGCACGAACTTCGCGGGCTGGGCGGGCGCCAACCGGGGCGGAGGCGCGCTGCACGACGGGGAGCTGCAGCCCGATGTGACGTCGTACGACTACGACGCGCCCGTCGACGAGTTCGGCCGCCCGACGGCGAAGTTCTGGCGCTTCAGGGAGGTCCTCGCGGAGTACGCGTCAGGACCCCTGCCCGAGCCGCCCGCTCCCCCGCCCGCCCTCGGCTCCCCCGCGTCGGCGTCCCTCACGGACTGGTCATCGCTCGACACCGTCCTGGAGTCGCTCGGCACCCCGGAGACCGAGCACGCCGTCCCGCCCACGTTCGAGGACCTCGACGTGGACCGCGGCCTGGTCCGCTACGCGCTGACCGTGCCGGGCCCGCGCCGCCCCTACCCCCTGAGCGTGCGGGGCCTGCGGGACCGGGCGGTGGCGTACGTCGACGGGCGACGGGCCGGTGTCCTGACCGAGGACGCACCGGCCCTGGAGACCCCCGTGGCCGGGCACGCGCGCGTGGAGCTGTGGGTGGAGTCCCTGGGTAGGGTCAACTACGGCCCCCGCACGGGTGAGTCCAAGGGCATCACCGGCGGAATCCTGCACGAACGCCAGTACCTGCACGGGGTGCGGGCGCGCGGCCTCCGGCTCGACGCGTTCGACGTGCCGTCGGCGGTACGGGGCGTTCCGGCGACCGGTTCGTCGGAGTCACGCCCCGGCCTGTACCGGGGCGTGATCGAGGTCGACTCCCCCGGCGACGCGTCCCTCGAACTCCCCGGCTGGACACGGGGGTTCGTGTGGGTGAACGGCTTCAACCTGGGGCGGTACTGGGGGGTGGGCCCGCAGACCTCGCTGTACGTTCCCGGCCCTGTGCTGCGGGCGGGGGCGAACGAGGTGTGGGTGCTGGAGCTGGAGGGGGGCGGGGAGCGGGTCGAGTTGGGCTGA